CACCTAACCTAACTCATTGTCATTAAAATTCtcctaaaactataaaattcgatttttattaaaattaaaaattaatttaaataaccTCAAAATGATGTAACTTATCGGATGAGTTAGATAagtatctctctctctctctctctctcttcctcacCCAATTAATAATTTGCCAAAGggttattttccacccaaactatgttgaactCTCAAAGTtttctctattaattttaaaaatatcatttattcacTAATAgtcagttaaatttaatggaactctaactcttaaaaatttaatcttattttccccctaaaagtttaaaaactaacattttatccactaagtcaaatttgaaaagataatatttttcccCATAGGATTTAGTTCAAAATCCGTTCACTTTCTCTGACACCATCATCGGCCATATCTCCCTCCCAATGATTTCCCTTCCTCCGACGGTCcgcctcaactccaccccaataCATCCGACGTCGAGAGACGTCATTtgagaagagaaatcgtcttcccaaagaATGACTAGTAGTCTCATCTTCATCTgagaagatgatttctctttccAGACGACCTCTCTCAGCGtcagatgggttggggtggagttcaAGAGGGTCGTCGGAGGAAGgaaaattgtcgggagggagagacggtcgGTGATGGAGCCAAAGAAAGTAAAcaagttttgaaactaaaccctgggGGGCaatatgattttttcaaacttgatttaggggataaaaattagttttttaaatttatgagcggaaatgaaatcatatttaagtttatttttaatattaaatataaaataacgatttgacccttaaaattaacagatttaaatggGCATGGatggataaataaaaatttcaaagttaatggggaaaactttgagaattcaacatagtttggatgggaaatagtcctttagccttaaTAATTATCTAAATTAGAAGGAAACACATTTaagattactaaaatttttttgtattcatAAAAACTCTAACAGAGTTAAAAATTggatatcaaataaatatatttgaataaaaacattttaagttTATTCACTAAAATCTTATCGATatcaataatgaaaaatttaataaataatatcaatgtaTAATAACTGAACAAATAGCCTAATTAATTCACATTAGAGAgagcaaatttttaaaataaggaaCATATTAAAtgaaagatataatttttttttcttaactagGTTTTGTCTAACTTttctgaataaaatttttaattgggtAATTTAGTCACGTCCAATGTTATTTTACAAAACATTgcaaaaattactattttttatttaaaattttcatctcaccaatttttttcttaagaaagttaatataaatgttttttagtggtaaaaatataatatgaaatgtgaaaattttatattttcagtttCAATTTTCTGAATTTCTGTTatctaatttcttttattatactTACACTACAAAATCACAACAAATACCACATAAATATAACTAcgtgaaaataatataaaaaatgttttaaaataattatataaaaaatttaaataaaataatatcttagtattattttattatctatacttaaaacaataattatatatatctataaatatttattagacatttttattattagacatattttaaataatttattagtttttaataaaaaattattcaaatcaaacgcTCCAAACTTGCTTTTACATATTCTCATGGACTTaagttacaaaatttgaaacagaACTTCGAATGtgaatttcattgagaaatgttttattattaataattagagTAATTTACATTTATTCATACAATATTTGACCTAAAAACACTTTGtcattcaaaatcatattttgttaatgaaaaaaaaaaccctaacacaATGCtaggaattgaaaattttattttatttcaactattttatttttaatattactatataGTCATAAattagcaaaaattaaaaaaaaaaccattaaaataaaaattgtatgcTAAccctcttctctctcttttttaaacCCTCATAGGCCTCACCCTCTTCTCTGAAAACCTTACTATGGGTGAcactttttcatctttatcacAATCTCACCGTTGTTATTCCCCATTGCCTTCATAGTTGTCTCAATATGAGTTGTTATtgacaacaatttttcttctataaatGATTTGAGCGAAGTTGTCACTAGCAACCACTCATATCGAGACATCAAATGAAGACAGTGAAAACTAACAATGATGAAATCATGGTGATAATGAATGAGTGATGTTGATagctaaagtttcaaaaatttcaaaaattgatttgtaagttttaaaacgtttttgttttatctaaaaaaaagtttaggttgaACTATTACCTTAAAATCGTTTAAGTTTAACACATAAAAGTGTTAAttgtcaattttaaaaaaatttatggacAATAAACactattaattttgttaacatAACTTGATTTATGAAGAAACAGTGTTATGTAGGATTAGGGTATCAATTGAAGGGGAATAAAACTAAATTGTGAGGCTGAATATTATACATGCTTAAGGGATATCATGAGGATATTCAGTAGTAgttttatggccaaaagacttattcccacccaaagtttgatgaaaattcaaactcatatctactaattttaaaaaatgcaaatacttatttttttattaaaatttattgttagagtcacgggtaaaaatgttattctattaaaaatatttaaaaaattaaaaatttatcatattacccctctaggtttaaaaatctaataattttctcatctaaaatttgaaaagtaacaattttcttcttatAATGTACTTTTCTTCTCTAGCCACCTCTATTCTGAGTGATAGTCGGCCCTTATCACCCATCCCTCCTTCCCAACCCTTTGTCATTGGAAAATGAATAATTCATCTAGAGACGAATCATCTTTGTCTGAAtacaaatcatcttcatctagaCAATTTGTCATTATCCAGGCGAAGATGAAGGGTCAGATGTCATCATGCAAATTTTCAACCCTTCATCTTCAATTGGACGATGACAAATCATCTAGACAAAgatgattatttgtttattatccAAACAAACGATTTGTTTTTCCCACGATGAATTGCTAGGGTCGGGATGGAGGGATGGGTTGTAAGGGTTGGCTATCTACTGGAATAGAGATGgtagaagagagaagaaaatccTAAGGgagatattttcattttttaaactttaaataagagtaattattaaaattttaaatttaaaaggaaaatataataaatttttaatttttttcataaaacaatatttttatccttgatgatcctatcaataaattttaacaaaaaaaatgggtatttaaaattttaaaaattaataaaacataagtttaagatttcatcaaaccttgggtgggaataagttatttggcctatttttatattattttatttaaaatataatagcAGGTTGCAATGCAAAACATATTTTGAGGGAAAATTTGTCTGAGCATTCGAAATGAATGGTAAAAAATTCCCACACATCTCAAGACAAACAAGTGCAAGATCCAAAGACAGCAGCCAGTCACATGCCATGTACATCTACTATactaattatagataaattttaatcaaatagtaattattttaattaataaaaatgattaaaagagGATTATCGATGTGATTAACATCCCATGTTTGGTTTCAACAAAAGCTTTGAAGACCTACTGAATGTGACTTTGTATCTGACCACTTTCAATCACTAAAAAATTCTCTGCTTTTTCCAATGCATCCAATCCAAGCCATTTGTTCTCACGTGAAACTTTTGTTCAATTGTTTCTGTTAAAAATGAGACTTTGTGTGAGTAGGCAATTATTGTTGTAAACAAACACCCTCGACCGCccttgggttggggggaaaggtattttttttatttataaaaaagataacagggattttaattatattaattaaatagataaattataattataattattatatcaaataaaaaaagatttcacaaatatgagaaatatttaaatttaaactttctcCTCCAAGAGTAAGTTGCttgacaaaaattataaaaatcccCCTACAAGCTCAAGATATGGCATGGATTCAATGTCGGTTaacaatagaataaaataagaCTCTTAAATTACCTCATACAAATTGCAAACTGGTTCGAATAAGGTTCTCACACTGCTTTtagaagaaattttaaataacaaaagagTGAGATTTTGAATACGAGAATAAAAATTTGGATTCCCTTTAACTATATTTCAAGAGTAATCTCTTTTAAGAcatgaaaaaacttaaaaaaacctCACACGACAGAAACCAGGACTAAGAAATTGAGTTTGCCAAAAAGAATAACAGaataaaaaaagcaataaaGGAGGCGGATTGCTAGAAAATCCAGTCTGCAAAAGGGTTTTGCAGCATCTACTCCCCCTTTGACAGCAAGGGCCAAAAGAAAATACGCTGAAGTGAAGGAATTTGCCTTTCTTTAGGGAAAGAAAGAACCTGAGATGCCTAAACATAAAAGCTTAAAGTCAAGGCCTCCTTTAGAGTGGCatgtattttatcatattaaatgcaagaaattttattatatttttctcatgCAGGAGAAGTCAAATTCATCCACATACTTTTGGAGGTCCAATCTTGCAAAGTGGGTGGCAGGCTGGCGCCAGAGTCACCAATGATCTGACACTTCCTTCAGAAATATCAGTGCATGATTGTGGACCAACTCTAAACTCCCATATTGCAAAATCCAGTAAAACTTGTCACAAAATGAAAGATACTAATGCGGATCTATCTTATCTATTTCAACCTCACGGGCATTTGATTTCAAGTCAGATTGTAAATTACCAACCACAATACGCTTAGGAATATGCAGACTAGACTATACAAGGAGTCTTTCATTTTGGAACTTCAGATTATGCATGACAGAAAACAGATACAATGACAAACCACACAGGTCCACTCCTTTGGAAAGATATAACACATTTAGAGCATATAGCAGTTGTTCCAAGAAAGAAAACGGTTGAAACAGTAAACAAATTGACAGGGAAGAAGCACAAAAACTAAGGTGATTGAGGCCAACCGTAGACTCCAGCATCCTCAACAATTCCATTGTAGAACCTTAGCTCAAGCTCCTCCAGCCTGCCTTCATCATCCCACATTCCATCGTAgatttcttcatcatcatcatcatcataatcacCCATTCCACCAGCTAGGAATTCCCAGGCCAAGTACTCAGAACCATCTGAGTAATCTGAGCAATCATCCCAATCATTAATCTCATAGCAATCCTTGACAATGGGTCCCAAGATCTTCAAGTTCGGAAACTTCACCTTGATGAACTTGTCATCAAGTTTGACATCCCAGCACCCTCTCAAATCTAAAAATTCTAGCTGAGAGCAGCTGCAAAGTATCTTTAAAACACTCTCAGTGCTAAGATCATGGTAAGCCATCTCAAGACGCCTGAGCTTAGGCATTGTTGCAGATATGGACTTAGCCTCATCATCTTGCGTGAGCTTCCCTGTAGCTAATGGGTGCATGTTCCGACACAATCCCACCAGCAATTTACAGTTCTTTCCTATGGCCTCTAAAGCACAAGCACCAATTTTATTGCAATAACTCAAATCCAAGAAAGTGATCGCTGAGAGCCTTCCAGCAATCTGTTCAGCAACAGAATCACTCATCTCACTTCTGGGTAGGCGCAATGTTTGAAGGGAACCCGCACTAGGAAAACAGGGAAAAGAAGACCAATATCAGCAAAAATGTGCTCACTGAGTTTTTAATGAAAGGTCATTTGAAGtggtaaatatttgaaaaaggttGCAAAATCCAGGAAACTGAAAGCTTTTGAAAAGGGACCTAAGATCGAATAGATATGACTGAGACATGATGCTGTTTTCATGAGTAAATTTTGCGAgcatgttaaaaaataaagagtttcaACTAGGAAGACAAGTTCATCACATAACAGTCTAAAACACCAGCAACAAAAGACCAAAGCATATGAAAGAAGTATCAATgcatcaaaaaataaaaaattgaatgagaATGGAACAAAAAGACATGGTTTATTACTTTTCTGCAATGAAGGTGAACATCATGTCATTGTGCAGGCCAGAAACGCAGAGCTTCCGAAGAGATCCAGAACTTCTAGTGATCAACATTTGAAGCATCCGATCAAGGTGCTCAGGTTGGCAACGATTGCTCCATTCTTCAATATCTATCTCCTGCCAACAATATGGTCCTGTTACTGCTTTTCCCCATGATTTGCAAACCCGAGGTATTACTGTTAGTACCTCCTGGAGTGATAGATGTTTAAAGATTAGTCCAAGAGCATCCGGTATTAGCTCATCCCAATTCCTAAAATCACTTTCGCCATCCATCCTGTCTTAACACAACAAAcacacaaaaaatgaaaacaatctCGATGTCAGCTTTCTTTTTAAGAAGGAAGGTAGGTTAAAAATTAGGAACATCCAGTAACCAAGAATCAGAGAGATGATACTAGCAAATATCTATATCACGTTCAAAGAGATAAACAGACAAATTCCATCAACAAATGGTGAAATACTACTCTTTGCTTGTCAAAAACGCATATAAAATTGATTGAAGGACCAAAAAAGGATGCATTTAGTACTTCCTCAAAAGGGTAATAGAGTAGATATGAAAAGGAAACGAATAATAAGAGAAAACGT
This is a stretch of genomic DNA from Mangifera indica cultivar Alphonso chromosome 11, CATAS_Mindica_2.1, whole genome shotgun sequence. It encodes these proteins:
- the LOC123230173 gene encoding F-box protein FBW2-like isoform X2, encoding MTLNCHSIEKMDGESDFRNWDELIPDALGLIFKHLSLQEVLTVIPRVCKSWGKAVTGPYCWQEIDIEEWSNRCQPEHLDRMLQMLITRSSGSLRKLCVSGLHNDMMFTFIAENAGSLQTLRLPRSEMSDSVAEQIAGRLSAITFLDLSYCNKIGACALEAIGKNCKLLVGLCRNMHPLATGKLTQDDEAKSISATMPKLRRLEMAYHDLSTESVLKILCSCSQLEFLDLRGCWDVKLDDKFIKVKFPNLKILGPIVKDCYEINDWDDCSDYSDGSEYLAWEFLAGGMGDYDDDDDEEIYDGMWDDEGRLEELELRFYNGIVEDAGVYGWPQSP
- the LOC123230173 gene encoding F-box protein FBW2-like isoform X1 — its product is MTLNCHSIEKYIILSPSHFFLFSEEMDGESDFRNWDELIPDALGLIFKHLSLQEVLTVIPRVCKSWGKAVTGPYCWQEIDIEEWSNRCQPEHLDRMLQMLITRSSGSLRKLCVSGLHNDMMFTFIAENAGSLQTLRLPRSEMSDSVAEQIAGRLSAITFLDLSYCNKIGACALEAIGKNCKLLVGLCRNMHPLATGKLTQDDEAKSISATMPKLRRLEMAYHDLSTESVLKILCSCSQLEFLDLRGCWDVKLDDKFIKVKFPNLKILGPIVKDCYEINDWDDCSDYSDGSEYLAWEFLAGGMGDYDDDDDEEIYDGMWDDEGRLEELELRFYNGIVEDAGVYGWPQSP
- the LOC123230173 gene encoding F-box protein FBW2-like isoform X4: MMDGESDFRNWDELIPDALGLIFKHLSLQEVLTVIPRVCKSWGKAVTGPYCWQEIDIEEWSNRCQPEHLDRMLQMLITRSSGSLRKLCVSGLHNDMMFTFIAENAGSLQTLRLPRSEMSDSVAEQIAGRLSAITFLDLSYCNKIGACALEAIGKNCKLLVGLCRNMHPLATGKLTQDDEAKSISATMPKLRRLEMAYHDLSTESVLKILCSCSQLEFLDLRGCWDVKLDDKFIKVKFPNLKILGPIVKDCYEINDWDDCSDYSDGSEYLAWEFLAGGMGDYDDDDDEEIYDGMWDDEGRLEELELRFYNGIVEDAGVYGWPQSP
- the LOC123230173 gene encoding F-box protein FBW2-like isoform X7, translated to MDGESDFRNWDELIPDALGLIFKHLSLQEEIDIEEWSNRCQPEHLDRMLQMLITRSSGSLRKLCVSGLHNDMMFTFIAENAGSLQTLRLPRSEMSDSVAEQIAGRLSAITFLDLSYCNKIGACALEAIGKNCKLLVGLCRNMHPLATGKLTQDDEAKSISATMPKLRRLEMAYHDLSTESVLKILCSCSQLEFLDLRGCWDVKLDDKFIKVKFPNLKILGPIVKDCYEINDWDDCSDYSDGSEYLAWEFLAGGMGDYDDDDDEEIYDGMWDDEGRLEELELRFYNGIVEDAGVYGWPQSP
- the LOC123230173 gene encoding F-box protein FBW2-like isoform X3, with the translated sequence MTLNCHSIEKYIILSPSHFFLFSEEMDGESDFRNWDELIPDALGLIFKHLSLQEEIDIEEWSNRCQPEHLDRMLQMLITRSSGSLRKLCVSGLHNDMMFTFIAENAGSLQTLRLPRSEMSDSVAEQIAGRLSAITFLDLSYCNKIGACALEAIGKNCKLLVGLCRNMHPLATGKLTQDDEAKSISATMPKLRRLEMAYHDLSTESVLKILCSCSQLEFLDLRGCWDVKLDDKFIKVKFPNLKILGPIVKDCYEINDWDDCSDYSDGSEYLAWEFLAGGMGDYDDDDDEEIYDGMWDDEGRLEELELRFYNGIVEDAGVYGWPQSP
- the LOC123230173 gene encoding F-box protein FBW2-like isoform X6; the protein is MMDGESDFRNWDELIPDALGLIFKHLSLQEEIDIEEWSNRCQPEHLDRMLQMLITRSSGSLRKLCVSGLHNDMMFTFIAENAGSLQTLRLPRSEMSDSVAEQIAGRLSAITFLDLSYCNKIGACALEAIGKNCKLLVGLCRNMHPLATGKLTQDDEAKSISATMPKLRRLEMAYHDLSTESVLKILCSCSQLEFLDLRGCWDVKLDDKFIKVKFPNLKILGPIVKDCYEINDWDDCSDYSDGSEYLAWEFLAGGMGDYDDDDDEEIYDGMWDDEGRLEELELRFYNGIVEDAGVYGWPQSP
- the LOC123230173 gene encoding F-box protein FBW2-like isoform X5, with the protein product MDGESDFRNWDELIPDALGLIFKHLSLQEVLTVIPRVCKSWGKAVTGPYCWQEIDIEEWSNRCQPEHLDRMLQMLITRSSGSLRKLCVSGLHNDMMFTFIAENAGSLQTLRLPRSEMSDSVAEQIAGRLSAITFLDLSYCNKIGACALEAIGKNCKLLVGLCRNMHPLATGKLTQDDEAKSISATMPKLRRLEMAYHDLSTESVLKILCSCSQLEFLDLRGCWDVKLDDKFIKVKFPNLKILGPIVKDCYEINDWDDCSDYSDGSEYLAWEFLAGGMGDYDDDDDEEIYDGMWDDEGRLEELELRFYNGIVEDAGVYGWPQSP